The proteins below are encoded in one region of Clostridium estertheticum:
- a CDS encoding DUF5670 family protein yields MTFLRWLGGFVVLFWLMGVLFSKGGSLINILLIVAAIVFIIDILFSKRKNL; encoded by the coding sequence ATGACTTTCTTACGATGGCTCGGTGGATTTGTGGTTTTATTTTGGTTAATGGGAGTACTTTTTAGTAAAGGTGGAAGTTTAATTAATATATTACTAATAGTTGCTGCAATTGTATTTATAATTGACATTCTATTTAGTAAAAGAAAAAATTTATAA
- a CDS encoding radical SAM protein, with amino-acid sequence MSNFSYKDIYIEDGKRVLEMNILPEKYCNFDCIFCPIGKSHNKIDTQQTFSDISESLNELEHKLVSNEVDLVFINSKGEALVNDKIESVINLVKSKGLAVRLLSNGYILGRVEYMKIANKCDEVIGEIKTITEKDFQKVQRPIDGYTFHEYISSMISFNKQYKGKFILEITILKGYNDSEEAISRLKNIIDELSPDKIIIERMNDDRFKEKLGISDEKFHVISKALLDK; translated from the coding sequence ATGAGTAATTTTAGTTATAAGGATATTTATATTGAGGATGGTAAGCGGGTTCTTGAGATGAACATATTGCCCGAAAAGTATTGCAACTTTGATTGCATATTTTGCCCTATTGGAAAGTCACACAACAAAATAGACACACAACAAACATTTTCGGATATTTCTGAATCATTAAATGAACTGGAACATAAATTAGTGAGTAATGAAGTGGATTTGGTATTTATAAACTCTAAAGGAGAAGCTCTGGTTAATGATAAAATTGAAAGTGTCATTAATTTAGTGAAAAGTAAGGGATTGGCAGTAAGATTACTTTCAAACGGGTATATATTGGGTAGGGTTGAGTACATGAAAATAGCCAATAAATGTGATGAAGTAATTGGAGAAATAAAAACTATTACGGAGAAGGATTTTCAAAAGGTTCAACGCCCTATTGATGGTTATACCTTCCATGAGTATATCTCAAGTATGATTTCTTTCAATAAACAATACAAAGGTAAGTTTATATTAGAGATAACAATTCTCAAGGGATATAATGACAGCGAAGAAGCCATTTCCAGGTTAAAAAATATTATTGATGAATTATCACCAGACAAGATAATTATTGAAAGAATGAATGATGACAGATTTAAAGAGAAACTCGGAATAAGTGATGAAAAATTTCATGTGATTTCAAAGGCATTACTTGATAAGTAG
- a CDS encoding DMT family transporter — MEWFYLVVAGIFEVAWAIELKYSLGFTKILPSLLTIIGMITSFYFLSLSLKSLPLGTAYAVWTGIGTVGTVVLGVILFKEPINIMRVICVVLIVSGIIGLKLITIK, encoded by the coding sequence ATGGAATGGTTTTATTTAGTGGTAGCTGGAATTTTTGAAGTAGCATGGGCAATCGAGTTAAAATATTCGCTAGGATTCACGAAAATATTACCCAGTTTATTAACCATTATAGGAATGATTACAAGTTTTTATTTTTTATCGTTATCACTAAAAAGTCTGCCACTTGGAACTGCATATGCAGTTTGGACTGGTATAGGAACTGTTGGTACAGTGGTCCTAGGCGTTATTTTGTTTAAAGAGCCAATTAATATTATGCGTGTTATTTGTGTTGTATTAATTGTAAGTGGAATCATTGGCTTAAAACTGATAACGATAAAGTAG
- a CDS encoding endospore germination permease, translating into MDKLNTKHLIFIIWGTSIVAMKTYPNIFIVNGGRDSWISVIIASIILFIYFIFLISVCKKTKCYNMDEIYHKALGKTMGNIFLILFIITLIVSLIESSSVEANALHVNMLSDTPAWFFLLFIVIPAIYITKKGTRAIIIVTIIAISLIMMAGINLAILTAKYKKLKYLLPVMGNGITTSFILSVIKALGCYGSIAISIPFLSRVINKSKIIKHCVIALLIVIQMEIFASIGLLSTFEVSRVVNIVYPKLIQTQLVSYFDFLEVGEFFVMLQMVGGWFIKYVLALNAILILLKNLSFFNKYMIYIITLFVFIISYFISAKVLLLYKFLNLYVYFSVLSFILIPTIIFSIFYFKTKINSKTFNLK; encoded by the coding sequence ATGGATAAGCTAAATACAAAACATTTAATATTCATAATTTGGGGAACCTCAATTGTAGCAATGAAAACTTATCCTAATATATTCATTGTAAATGGAGGTAGAGATTCTTGGATTTCAGTTATTATTGCCTCTATTATTCTATTTATTTATTTCATTTTCTTAATATCCGTTTGTAAAAAAACAAAATGTTATAATATGGACGAAATATACCACAAGGCACTAGGTAAAACTATGGGAAACATTTTTTTGATTTTATTTATCATCACTTTAATTGTAAGCTTAATAGAAAGCTCTTCTGTAGAAGCAAATGCCTTGCATGTAAATATGCTTTCAGATACTCCTGCTTGGTTCTTTCTGCTGTTTATAGTAATACCAGCCATTTATATAACAAAGAAGGGTACTAGAGCAATAATCATAGTTACTATTATCGCTATATCTCTCATAATGATGGCAGGAATAAACCTAGCAATCCTTACAGCTAAATATAAAAAGCTTAAATACTTACTGCCTGTAATGGGCAATGGCATAACAACTTCTTTTATTTTATCAGTTATAAAAGCACTTGGATGTTATGGAAGTATAGCCATTTCTATACCATTTTTGTCCAGAGTAATTAATAAGTCAAAAATAATAAAACATTGTGTCATTGCGTTATTGATTGTAATACAAATGGAGATTTTTGCAAGTATTGGTCTTTTAAGTACATTTGAGGTAAGTAGAGTCGTGAACATTGTTTATCCAAAGCTCATACAAACTCAGTTAGTTAGTTATTTTGATTTCTTAGAGGTTGGAGAATTTTTTGTAATGCTTCAAATGGTAGGTGGGTGGTTTATAAAATATGTATTAGCGCTAAACGCTATACTCATTTTATTAAAAAATCTTTCTTTTTTTAATAAATACATGATATACATTATTACTTTATTTGTATTCATAATTTCCTATTTCATTTCTGCTAAGGTACTATTACTATATAAATTTTTAAACCTTTACGTATATTTTTCTGTGCTAAGCTTCATATTAATACCAACAATAATTTTCAGTATATTCTACTTTAAAACAAAAATAAATAGTAAGACATTTAATCTAAAATAA
- a CDS encoding B3/4 domain-containing protein: MKNFVIEDDFWGLFPNAKIGVVICHGIDNTIGNNEGYIDMILKAEKEALKYLQNEEFSNNEVIKIWRASFQKFKTKKGARSSIEALLKRIDKGDHIGNINPLVDIYNSISLRYALPCGGEDIDKFNGDIRLTKAIGDEDFVPLGTDKNSPPYEGEVVYKDNAGAICRCWNWRESLRTMLTENTNNAFLCIELTDEKRQVEFDDALKELETLVKNNLGGETQISILDANNKNVQID; encoded by the coding sequence GTGAAAAATTTTGTAATTGAAGATGATTTTTGGGGTTTATTCCCTAACGCAAAGATCGGGGTTGTTATTTGTCATGGAATAGATAACACCATAGGAAATAACGAAGGATACATTGATATGATTTTAAAGGCTGAAAAAGAAGCTTTAAAGTATTTGCAAAATGAAGAATTTAGCAATAACGAAGTAATAAAAATATGGAGAGCATCATTTCAAAAATTTAAAACTAAAAAGGGTGCTAGGTCATCTATAGAAGCATTATTAAAGCGAATTGATAAAGGAGATCATATTGGAAATATTAATCCATTGGTTGACATATACAATTCAATTTCATTAAGATACGCTTTACCCTGCGGTGGTGAGGATATAGACAAATTTAACGGAGATATAAGATTAACAAAAGCAATTGGAGATGAAGACTTTGTTCCACTTGGAACAGATAAAAATTCACCCCCTTATGAAGGAGAAGTTGTATATAAAGACAATGCTGGAGCGATTTGTAGATGCTGGAATTGGCGAGAATCATTAAGAACCATGCTCACTGAAAATACAAATAATGCTTTTTTATGTATTGAATTGACTGATGAAAAAAGACAAGTGGAATTTGATGATGCTTTAAAGGAATTAGAAACATTAGTAAAAAATAATTTAGGAGGAGAAACTCAAATTTCAATTTTAGATGCAAACAATAAGAATGTTCAAATTGATTAA
- a CDS encoding Ger(x)C family spore germination protein — MSKYKKTLVIICLIISCINMSACFSYRDINRLLFVTCIIIDVDSNGNPIIYAEAYKGVRGGTPQGVDERILFKGKGKTMFEAIRNMNSTSSYKLNYTQNKAIIFTQNAAEGGLGNYIDFLDRDQELLIRPYIAIYLGDPEKLIKMNIPQEKYIGFFIMHLVENVGSSSRSLKLSLNDFYNQRNMGDKTNVVTIIDIPKDNLEPRLEINGGAVIKNDKMVGIIETNEGQGFNFLMNAVSSGSLEITNPCDINKFIALEILKSKTKTEINYDGKVIHLKKRIKVNVDFAEAQKKIIFTKKNVIKIEEQSEKNIVESCNNLFAKYKTMGIDIFDITEQFYNKYPKIKIPNDIIKKTELKVEVEVQIMNTGDEKNFQ, encoded by the coding sequence ATGAGTAAGTATAAAAAAACACTAGTTATAATATGCTTAATAATAAGTTGTATTAACATGTCAGCATGTTTTAGTTATAGAGACATTAATAGACTGTTATTTGTTACTTGTATAATAATAGATGTGGATAGTAATGGTAATCCTATAATATATGCAGAAGCATATAAAGGGGTAAGAGGGGGAACACCGCAAGGGGTGGATGAGAGAATCTTATTTAAGGGAAAAGGGAAAACAATGTTTGAAGCTATAAGAAATATGAATTCTACTTCCAGTTATAAATTAAATTATACGCAAAATAAGGCCATAATATTTACCCAAAATGCCGCAGAAGGTGGTCTTGGAAATTATATAGATTTTTTAGATCGAGATCAAGAACTTCTTATTAGGCCATATATTGCAATATATCTAGGAGATCCGGAGAAACTCATAAAGATGAACATTCCTCAAGAAAAATATATTGGGTTTTTTATAATGCATCTTGTAGAAAATGTTGGTTCATCTTCAAGATCTTTAAAACTAAGTCTTAATGATTTTTATAATCAAAGGAACATGGGCGATAAAACAAATGTAGTAACAATAATAGATATTCCAAAAGATAATTTAGAGCCAAGACTCGAAATAAATGGTGGAGCGGTGATTAAAAACGATAAAATGGTTGGTATAATAGAAACAAATGAAGGCCAGGGGTTCAACTTTTTAATGAACGCAGTCTCAAGTGGTTCTTTAGAAATAACTAACCCCTGTGATATTAACAAATTTATAGCATTAGAAATTTTAAAAAGTAAAACTAAGACAGAGATAAATTATGATGGTAAGGTTATTCACCTGAAAAAGCGGATTAAAGTTAATGTAGATTTTGCAGAAGCCCAAAAAAAGATTATTTTTACAAAAAAAAATGTAATTAAAATTGAAGAGCAATCAGAAAAAAATATTGTAGAATCTTGTAATAATCTATTTGCAAAGTACAAGACGATGGGGATTGATATCTTTGATATAACAGAACAATTTTACAATAAATACCCAAAAATTAAAATTCCAAATGATATTATTAAAAAAACTGAGTTGAAAGTTGAAGTAGAAGTGCAAATAATGAATACAGGTGATGAAAAGAATTTTCAATAA
- a CDS encoding helix-turn-helix domain-containing protein produces the protein MDLKKVNMLLKRDEGTKLDYKQKIDIFIESGKKELAKDVSAIANSRGGRGYIIIGVEDKTKRIIGIDANEFKEEQIQQIISSRCEPPIPVSIDFIVYQSKNVAIITIYDGGQKPYQLRENGAFYIRRGSTTDTMRKEELISCLQENFNLNIETIPIMNSDVNSLNFDIVNKYFENKRILVNNNNRLEFMDNAGITFIERDYNKRVVTLGGLLVFSSINSIYLPHNMIKIVNKINDKFDEVILVQGNLLDMLDRVEENFKKIFPSNYPISAVHEAVKNAILYRDYTIFYKEIEIVVNYSSVSVISPGNLLFSTEVNTRNYLKRNMWIYDKLIALDDKKRFIKSGKGFARMKKDFIKYGKVIFVDSKDDNTFKSIFPGVKHFI, from the coding sequence ATGGATTTAAAAAAAGTTAACATGTTGTTAAAAAGGGATGAGGGCACAAAACTAGATTATAAGCAAAAAATTGATATATTCATCGAAAGTGGTAAAAAAGAATTAGCTAAAGATGTATCTGCTATAGCAAATTCTCGTGGAGGACGCGGATATATAATAATTGGAGTAGAGGATAAAACAAAAAGAATTATAGGTATCGATGCCAATGAATTTAAAGAAGAACAAATTCAGCAAATAATTAGTTCGAGATGTGAACCACCTATTCCAGTATCCATAGATTTTATAGTATATCAAAGCAAAAATGTGGCAATTATAACTATATATGATGGTGGTCAGAAGCCCTATCAATTAAGGGAAAATGGTGCATTTTACATAAGACGGGGGTCCACAACAGATACAATGAGGAAAGAGGAATTAATTTCCTGTTTGCAAGAAAATTTTAATCTTAATATTGAGACTATACCTATTATGAATAGTGACGTTAATAGTTTGAATTTTGATATTGTCAATAAGTATTTTGAAAATAAACGTATCTTAGTAAATAACAATAATAGGTTAGAATTTATGGATAATGCAGGGATAACTTTTATAGAAAGAGATTATAATAAAAGGGTAGTTACTCTGGGTGGATTATTGGTATTTTCATCAATAAATAGTATTTATTTGCCTCATAATATGATAAAGATAGTAAATAAGATAAATGATAAATTTGATGAGGTTATACTTGTGCAAGGAAATTTATTAGATATGTTAGATAGAGTAGAAGAAAATTTTAAAAAGATATTTCCATCAAATTATCCTATAAGTGCAGTTCACGAAGCCGTAAAGAATGCAATACTTTATAGGGATTATACTATATTCTATAAGGAAATTGAAATAGTAGTAAATTACAGCAGTGTAAGTGTAATTAGTCCCGGTAATTTATTATTTTCAACTGAAGTTAATACTCGGAATTATTTAAAAAGAAACATGTGGATATATGATAAGCTAATAGCTTTAGATGATAAAAAAAGATTTATAAAATCAGGGAAAGGATTTGCACGAATGAAAAAGGATTTTATTAAGTATGGTAAAGTAATATTTGTGGATTCAAAAGATGATAATACATTTAAGTCTATTTTCCCAGGAGTTAAGCATTTTATTTGA
- a CDS encoding peptide chain release factor 3, whose protein sequence is MEDYIKQIKKRRTFAIISHPDAGKTTLTEKLLLYGGAIRLAGSVKARKASKHAVSDWMEIEKQRGISVTSSVMQFNYKDFCINILDTPGHQDFSEDTYRTLMAADSAVMIIDGAKGVEAQTRKLFHVCSIREIPIFTFINKMDRETRDIFELMEEIENEFGIRSYPMNWPIGCGVDFKGVYDRRTKEIIVFDDGKHGQIEAKETKISASDEKAIELIGDDLYKKLMEDMELLDVAGDDFDLEKVANGELTPVFFGSASTNFGVEPFLESFLELTSPPLPRNSSIGKIDVYSKDFSAFVFKIQANMNKAHRDRIAFMRICSGEFEKGMDVYHMQGGNKIKLAQPQQFLAQEREIVDTAYAGDIIGVFDPGIFSIGDTICSSSNKFEFEGIPTFAPEHFARVRTVDTMKRKQFIKGVTQIAQEGAIQVFKELHIGIEQIVVGVVGVLQFEVLEFRLKNEYNVDIKIDRLAFTNIRWIEKSTIDKEKLNLTSDARLVKDFKDRDLLLFQNDWGISWALEHNKGLILSDVSKNND, encoded by the coding sequence TTGGAGGATTACATAAAACAGATTAAAAAGAGAAGAACGTTTGCTATAATATCTCATCCAGATGCAGGTAAAACTACACTAACGGAAAAGTTATTATTATATGGTGGCGCTATAAGGCTTGCAGGTTCAGTTAAGGCTAGAAAAGCTTCTAAACATGCAGTTTCTGATTGGATGGAAATAGAAAAACAAAGAGGTATTTCTGTTACGTCTTCAGTTATGCAATTTAATTACAAAGATTTTTGTATAAACATACTTGATACCCCAGGGCATCAAGATTTTAGTGAAGATACTTATAGAACGCTTATGGCAGCAGATAGTGCAGTAATGATTATAGATGGCGCAAAAGGAGTAGAGGCACAAACAAGAAAATTATTCCATGTATGTAGCATAAGAGAGATACCCATCTTTACCTTTATTAATAAGATGGATAGAGAAACTCGAGATATATTTGAGCTTATGGAAGAAATAGAAAATGAATTTGGTATTAGATCTTATCCAATGAATTGGCCGATAGGTTGCGGGGTAGATTTTAAAGGCGTTTATGATAGGCGTACAAAGGAAATTATTGTTTTTGATGATGGAAAGCATGGTCAAATAGAAGCTAAAGAAACAAAAATTAGTGCTTCCGATGAAAAGGCAATCGAGCTTATTGGCGACGATTTATATAAGAAGCTTATGGAAGATATGGAACTTCTAGATGTAGCTGGTGATGATTTCGATTTAGAGAAAGTAGCTAATGGGGAGCTTACCCCAGTATTTTTTGGTAGTGCCTCAACTAATTTTGGTGTTGAACCATTTTTAGAAAGCTTTTTAGAATTAACATCACCTCCATTACCAAGAAATTCGAGCATAGGAAAAATTGATGTTTATAGTAAAGACTTTTCTGCGTTTGTTTTTAAAATTCAAGCTAATATGAATAAGGCTCATAGGGATAGAATTGCTTTTATGAGGATTTGTTCTGGAGAATTTGAAAAAGGCATGGATGTTTATCATATGCAGGGTGGTAATAAAATAAAACTTGCACAACCTCAACAATTTTTAGCGCAAGAGAGAGAAATAGTAGATACAGCTTATGCAGGAGATATTATTGGAGTTTTTGATCCAGGTATATTCAGTATAGGAGACACTATATGTTCGTCCTCAAATAAATTTGAGTTTGAAGGAATACCAACTTTTGCTCCAGAACATTTTGCAAGGGTGAGAACTGTTGATACTATGAAGAGAAAGCAATTTATAAAGGGAGTAACACAAATAGCTCAAGAGGGAGCAATCCAAGTATTTAAGGAACTACATATAGGGATTGAACAAATTGTAGTTGGAGTTGTAGGAGTGCTTCAGTTTGAGGTATTAGAATTTAGACTTAAAAATGAATATAATGTAGATATTAAAATTGATAGGTTAGCATTTACAAATATAAGATGGATTGAAAAGAGTACAATAGATAAAGAAAAACTTAACTTAACTAGTGATGCTAGATTAGTTAAAGATTTTAAGGATAGGGATCTATTATTATTCCAAAATGATTGGGGTATTAGTTGGGCATTAGAGCATAATAAAGGTTTAATCTTATCGGATGTTAGTAAAAATAATGATTAG
- a CDS encoding spore germination protein codes for MRKTDINYIREKLKNSYDVKYREIQCDVGTISGIFIDDLCDSKFISEYIFNPLIRHKISTVDLEYIKKEVLPANSIGDINSNEEAIVHILSGDLVLIFSFADKSIFCEAKGYVRRSVGIPVTENVIKGPREGFTEAFIDNVSLIRRKIKNPDLKFEPLFLGNKSNTVVVIAYIEGVAPRKLVDYIRKKVTNIKLEFILDTNYIEEELKSKNTMFDTIGTTEKPDVAASKLLEGKIAIIVDGTPFVITAPYFFIDNFHTPDDYYSNMYFANASRLMRLVAFFSASMLSGLYLSIATYHFSIIPSVLAIKFTMSRADVPLPTVIELLLMTFFFQLLREAGIRLPQSIGQAMSIVGALILGDAVVGVGLASQSTVVIVALSSISSFLVPKLYGALSIWNIIIIIFSSLLGLPGFYIGFFIFIAHMAGLESCGYPFLFPMGTLEGFKFKDVLYRRDLNKISNSIFDKDDYNE; via the coding sequence ATGAGAAAAACAGATATAAATTACATTAGAGAAAAATTAAAAAATAGTTATGATGTTAAATATAGAGAGATACAGTGTGATGTAGGAACAATAAGTGGCATATTTATTGATGATTTATGTGATTCCAAATTTATTAGTGAATATATATTTAATCCTCTAATAAGACATAAGATATCAACTGTAGATTTAGAGTATATAAAAAAAGAGGTATTACCAGCTAATAGCATTGGGGATATTAATAGTAATGAGGAGGCTATAGTACATATTTTATCTGGAGACTTGGTGCTCATATTTTCATTTGCAGATAAATCAATATTTTGTGAAGCGAAGGGTTATGTAAGGCGAAGTGTTGGAATCCCAGTTACAGAAAATGTAATCAAAGGACCGAGAGAAGGGTTTACGGAGGCTTTTATAGATAATGTATCACTTATTAGGCGAAAAATAAAAAATCCTGATTTGAAATTTGAACCTTTGTTTTTAGGAAATAAATCAAATACAGTAGTTGTAATAGCTTATATAGAAGGTGTTGCACCTAGGAAACTTGTGGATTACATAAGGAAAAAGGTAACAAATATAAAATTAGAATTTATATTAGACACAAATTATATTGAAGAAGAATTAAAAAGTAAGAATACGATGTTTGATACAATAGGTACTACCGAAAAGCCAGATGTCGCGGCATCAAAGCTTTTAGAAGGGAAAATAGCAATAATAGTAGATGGGACACCTTTTGTAATTACTGCACCATATTTTTTTATAGATAATTTCCATACACCGGATGATTATTATTCAAATATGTATTTTGCTAATGCATCAAGACTTATGAGGCTGGTTGCATTCTTCTCGGCTAGCATGCTATCAGGCTTATATTTGTCTATTGCGACGTACCATTTTTCAATTATTCCATCCGTACTTGCTATAAAGTTTACAATGTCTAGAGCAGATGTACCTCTCCCTACGGTAATAGAGTTATTATTAATGACTTTCTTTTTTCAATTACTTAGGGAAGCAGGAATAAGATTACCACAATCTATAGGCCAGGCAATGAGCATTGTTGGAGCTTTAATTTTGGGAGATGCAGTTGTTGGAGTAGGGTTAGCTTCCCAAAGTACTGTAGTAATCGTGGCACTTTCGTCCATTTCTTCTTTTTTAGTGCCTAAGCTTTATGGGGCTTTATCCATATGGAATATAATAATAATAATTTTTTCCTCACTTCTGGGGCTACCAGGATTTTATATTGGTTTCTTTATTTTTATAGCACATATGGCGGGACTAGAAAGCTGTGGATATCCATTTTTATTTCCTATGGGTACACTAGAGGGTTTTAAATTTAAGGATGTATTATATAGAAGAGATCTTAACAAGATATCTAATAGTATTTTTGATAAGGATGATTATAATGAGTAA
- a CDS encoding ECF transporter S component, with protein sequence MESSNTSIKTIDIVQIGIMAAIIYIATYLIKIPVGNKAVFHIGDSMVYLSAILLGKKKGFISAALGMTLFDLSTPWFYWAPFTLIIKGGMAYLTAIIAYRKGYKADNLWNNLFAFIVAGVWMVLGYFLSGLIVYKLTTNNALLAFVDIPPNIGQVIVGIALALPLSLTLVKYNKKHGFIN encoded by the coding sequence ATGGAAAGTAGTAACACATCTATTAAAACTATTGATATAGTACAAATCGGAATCATGGCAGCTATTATATATATTGCTACATATTTAATAAAAATACCAGTGGGGAATAAGGCTGTATTTCATATAGGTGATAGCATGGTATATTTATCTGCCATATTACTAGGAAAGAAAAAAGGTTTTATATCCGCTGCACTAGGTATGACCTTATTTGATTTATCAACACCCTGGTTTTATTGGGCGCCTTTTACATTGATTATAAAAGGAGGAATGGCATACTTAACAGCGATAATTGCATATAGGAAGGGATATAAAGCAGATAATCTGTGGAATAATCTATTTGCATTTATAGTAGCAGGTGTATGGATGGTTTTAGGATATTTCCTTTCAGGCCTTATAGTATATAAGCTAACAACTAATAATGCACTACTTGCATTTGTGGATATACCTCCCAATATCGGCCAAGTTATAGTTGGTATTGCCCTTGCATTGCCATTATCATTAACGCTTGTTAAATATAATAAAAAGCATGGATTTATAAATTAG
- the trpS gene encoding tryptophan--tRNA ligase, with protein sequence MEDNKKVIFSGIQPSGDLTLGNYLGAIKNWVKLQDEYECYFCVVDLHAITVKQEPKDLRRRTLELLAIYLAAGIDPEKNTMFIQSHVPAHSEAAWLLTCSTYMGELSRMTQYKVKSQNSAGSIGAGLLIYPVLMAADILLYQTNLVPVGKDQLQHLEIARDIAERFNKTYSDTFVIPEPYIGKAGAKVMDLQEPAKKMSKSGENVNGFILIMDPPEVIRKKVNRAVTDSLGVVKFNDEQLGVRNLMTILMTITGMSIEEIEAKYEGQGYAQFKKDVAEAVVSELEPIQIKIKEYIGKKAYLEEIYKKGAEKANYVANKTLRKMQKKIGFIPR encoded by the coding sequence TTGGAAGATAATAAGAAAGTAATATTTAGTGGAATTCAACCTTCGGGTGACTTAACTCTGGGAAATTATTTAGGAGCAATAAAAAATTGGGTTAAATTACAAGATGAATATGAATGCTATTTTTGTGTGGTGGACTTACATGCAATAACAGTAAAGCAAGAACCAAAAGATTTGAGAAGAAGAACTCTAGAATTATTAGCTATTTACTTAGCTGCAGGTATTGACCCTGAGAAAAACACCATGTTTATTCAATCACATGTTCCTGCTCATAGTGAAGCAGCTTGGCTTTTAACTTGTTCTACTTATATGGGAGAATTAAGCAGGATGACTCAATATAAAGTTAAATCTCAAAATAGTGCAGGAAGTATAGGAGCAGGGTTACTTATCTATCCTGTGCTAATGGCCGCAGATATTTTATTATATCAAACCAATTTAGTACCTGTAGGAAAAGATCAACTTCAACATCTTGAAATTGCTAGGGATATAGCTGAGAGGTTCAATAAAACATATAGCGATACATTTGTAATACCTGAACCATATATAGGCAAAGCAGGAGCTAAGGTAATGGACTTACAAGAACCAGCTAAGAAGATGTCTAAATCAGGAGAAAATGTTAATGGATTTATTTTAATAATGGACCCACCAGAAGTTATAAGAAAAAAAGTAAATAGAGCAGTTACAGATAGTCTAGGGGTGGTTAAGTTTAATGATGAGCAACTAGGTGTTAGAAACTTAATGACAATATTAATGACTATAACTGGGATGTCTATTGAAGAGATAGAAGCTAAATATGAAGGGCAAGGTTATGCTCAGTTTAAAAAAGATGTAGCAGAAGCAGTAGTTTCAGAGCTTGAACCTATACAGATTAAAATTAAGGAATACATAGGTAAAAAAGCATATCTAGAAGAGATTTATAAAAAAGGAGCAGAAAAGGCTAACTATGTTGCAAATAAGACATTAAGAAAAATGCAAAAGAAAATAGGTTTTATTCCTAGATAA